A window of Ascaphus truei isolate aAscTru1 chromosome 16, aAscTru1.hap1, whole genome shotgun sequence contains these coding sequences:
- the VMA21 gene encoding vacuolar ATPase assembly integral membrane protein VMA21, with protein sequence MERYDKGSLNAAPALAPDFRQNEGSLLSTLKTLLFFTVLMIMLPIGLYFSSKVYVFEATLGMSNRDSYFYAAIVAVVAVHVVLALFVYVAWNEGSRQWRDGKED encoded by the exons ATGGAGAGATATGACAAAGGGTCTCTGAACGCGGCGCCCGCCCTGGCCCCGGACTTCAGGCA GAATGAAGGTTCCTTATTGTCTACGCTAAAGACTCTCCTATTCTTCACTGTTTTAATGATCATGTTGCCGATTGGACTCTACTTCTCTTCGAAGGTCTATGTGTTTGAAG CTACACTTGGAATGTCCAACAGGGACAGTTATTTTTATGCTGCCATAGTGGCAGTGGTTGCTGTCCACGTGGTTTTGGCTTTGTTTGTTTACGTGGCATGGAATGAAGGCTCGCGGCAGTGGCGTGACGGAAAAGAAGATTAA